In one Alteribacter lacisalsi genomic region, the following are encoded:
- a CDS encoding acyl-CoA thioesterase, with translation MTQTYPMKRSKTIQTKLVLPPDTNHLQTIFGGKVLSYIDEIAALAAMKHANTVVVTASIDSVDFLSSAKVGDALELEALVTYTGRTSMEVYVRVYSHNLLSGKRTLTTESFLTMVSVDSSGRPSPVPAVVPETEEEKKLFETAEERRKHRKNRSS, from the coding sequence ATGACACAAACATACCCGATGAAACGCTCTAAGACCATTCAGACAAAACTTGTTCTGCCACCCGATACAAATCATCTGCAGACGATCTTCGGCGGAAAGGTTCTGTCCTACATTGATGAAATCGCAGCCCTGGCAGCCATGAAGCACGCCAATACCGTGGTAGTCACCGCCTCAATTGATTCTGTGGACTTCTTATCCTCCGCCAAGGTTGGGGATGCCCTTGAACTGGAGGCCCTCGTCACCTACACAGGACGGACTTCAATGGAGGTTTATGTTCGCGTCTATTCCCATAACCTTCTGAGCGGAAAACGGACCCTGACAACCGAATCCTTCCTGACCATGGTAAGTGTGGACAGCAGCGGGCGGCCATCTCCCGTCCCTGCTGTAGTGCCTGAAACAGAGGAAGAAAAGAAGCTGTTTGAAACAGCCGAAGAACGGCGAAAGCACCGCAAAAACCGGTCATCCTGA